A part of Aegilops tauschii subsp. strangulata cultivar AL8/78 chromosome 2, Aet v6.0, whole genome shotgun sequence genomic DNA contains:
- the LOC109765664 gene encoding glutamate dehydrogenase 2, mitochondrial: MNALAATSRNFRQAARLLGLDSKLEKSLLIPFREIKVECTIPKDDGTLASFVGFRVQHDNARGPMKGGIRYHPEVDPDEVNALAQLMTWKTAVAAVPYGGAKGGIGCSPGDLSRSELERLTRVFTQKIHDLIGTHTDIPAPDMGTNSQTMAWIFDEYSKFHGHSPAVVTGKPIDLGGSLGRDAATGRGVMYATEALLAEYGKSISGSTFVIQGFGNVGSWAAQLIHEKGGKVIALGDVSGTIRNKAGIDVPALMKHRNEGGQLKDFHGAEVMDASELLVHECDVLLPCALGGVLNRENAPDVKAKFIIEAANHPTDPEADEILTKKGVVVLPDIYANAGGVIVSYFEWVQNIQGFMWEEEKVNMELHKYMNSAFQNIKAMCKSQDCNLRMGAFTLGVNRVARATILRGWEA; the protein is encoded by the exons atgaACGCGCTCGCTGCGACCAGCCGCAACTTCCGCCAGGCCGCCCGGCTGCTCGGCCTCGACTCCAAGCTCGAGAAGAGCCTCCTCATCCCCTTCCGCGAGATCAAG GTCGAATGCACCATCCCCAAGGACGACGGCACGCTGGCCTCCTTCGTCGGCTTCCGCGTGCAGCACGACAATGCCCGCGGGCCCATGAAAGGTGGCATCCGCTACCACCCCGAG GTTGATCCAGATGAAGTAAATGCACTTGCTCAGCTGATGACATGGAAGACTGCCGTTGCGGCAGTACCATATGGTGGAGCAAAGGGAGGAATAGGGTGCTCTCCCGGTGATTTAAGTAGGAGTGAGTTGGAGCGTCTGACGCGTGTATTTACTCAGAAAATTCATGACCTTATCGGAACTCATACCGATATTCCAGCTCCAGACATGGGAACTAATTCACAG ACCATGGCATGGATCTTTGACGAGTACTCAAAATTCCATGGTCACTCCCCAGCTGTTGTCACAGGGAAGCCCATA GATCTTGGTGGATCATTAGGTAGGGATGCTGCCACTGGGCGGGGTGTAATGTACGCTACTGAGGCTCTCCTGGCCGAATATGGGAAGTCTATTTCTGGATCAACCTTTGTTATTCAG GGATTCGGTAATGTTGGTTCATGGGCTGCACAACTCATCCATGAGAAAGGTGGTAAGGTAATTGCACTTGGAGATGTATCAGGCACAATCAGAAACAAAGCAGGGATAGACGTACCTGCTCTGATGAAGCACAGAAATGAGGGTGGTCAGTTGAAAGACTTTCATGGCGCTGAAGTCATGGATGCCTCAGAGTTGCTAGTGCATGAATGCGATGTCCTCCTCCCATGTGCCTTAGGCGGAGTTCTTAACAG GGAAAATGCCCCTGATGTTAAGGCCAAATTTATAATCGAAGCTGCTAATCATCCAACCGATCCAGAAGCTGATGAG ATTCTTACCAAGAAGGGAGTGGTCGTGTTGCCTGATATCTATGCTAATGCTGGTGGTGTGATCGTTAGCTATTTTGAGTGGGTTCAG AACATTCAAGGATTCATGTGGGAAGAAGAAAAGGTGAACATGGAGCTCCATAAGTACATGAACAGCGCGTTCCAGAACATCAAGGCCATGTGCAAGTCTCAAGATTGCAACCTTAGGATGGGAGCATTCACCTTGGGAGTGAACCGGGTTGCTCGCGCCACCATCTTGAGGGGCTGGGAGGCATGA